AAGAACACAAATCATTTCACTTTTGCTAACTTCATTTCCTGACATTCCTCACCTTTTTGCAATCTTATTTATTCCATGTCAGGATATACCTTTCTCATCACTGAGGTCGAGTATTTAAAAGAGGAAGGaatacttttgatattttatttacaaaacatagaTTTGTCGTCAAAACATTTAACACAAAAGTGTAGGAATGAGCAACAGGATATTATGTTTCTTTACTAATTTGGTTGAGAGGACCTGCCCCTCTACTACTACAACTagctacataaacaaaaaatctttattgCGGACATAACAACATAAATAACCTATCCTCTTATAAATATGATGTTTTGGTATTAACTTAAAACACAAGCCACGCCCCCTTGACGTGACTCAGTTGCCAGAAGTTTCCAGTTAGAGGTTAATGGTACCATTGTGAAAAAAGATTTCTGCACATTTTATTTGGCAATATTCATCCATAGGGGTGTGGCTTGTGTCCATTTTTGGTATAAGAgtattttccagtgtttttagGGTTATCACTTATCAGGAAATGCATGTTAAACACCCACATCTTGGTTCTTTATCCCCAAGCGAAAGGTGCTTCTCTCGGGATCAGTATCGGAGGGACCAAACCTGAAGTCTTCACTTCTTTGTTGTCCCTTGAGCCCCCATCCAATCGCGTCTTGGCACCAAAGACGACCTCGCTGACTGGTTCCTCATTGCCAAACCCGTCTTCTTGTTGCTGGTGATCGTGTGAAAGATCAGCTTCCAGAAGATGCGGGTCTGGGCCCCCATCACTCTTGGAGCTGGCTTCGTTCGGGCTGTTGTAGGAACCACCTTCAGTGACAGAAGTACCCAGAAGGGAAGTGTTGCTTCTCTCGTCAGCTGTTTTCCGGGATACCTGGATACTGCGCTTGGTGTCGTAACCTGTGAGTGAAAAGTTTAACCAGTTATTGATTCTAGAAATGAGATGGTTAGTTTATAACAGCTCTTGAGTCTCTctttagaattaaaatatgagCTACAGGGTCTTATGACAACTCACAACTCACCCCCATCGTCATCATCCTCGTCAACGATTGGAATCCACACGTCGAGCGGTCTCCCGTCGATGCCGTACTGCATGTTCTGGATGAGCCTGGCGTGACTCTCTGACAGCCGGATGTCCCGCGACCTTGGGTCGTCCGGCAGAGGCTGAGAGACGCCGCCCAGTGGCCGGAAGTCGCTTTCCATCTCGTGGGAGGAAGGGAATCTGGGAAGTGGCCCTGAAGGTGGGTGGAGAGTGGTTCTAATTCGGTTGAATGTTGGTGCTGGTGGGAGACGGCTGGGTAGAGGTCTGCGTGggtggagagagggaggaggaggaggaagaggaggaggaggaggaggaggaggaaggggaggaggagaaggagggagaagaggGCGTCTCGTCTCCTGGAAGACAGGAGGGTTTCTTACGTGGGGACTctgagaggaaggaaaagagaccCCGGGTGGATGAGAAAAGGATGACACTGAGGATGTTGCGGGGTAGTAAATGGGTGGTCCTCCTACGTGAAGCACTGCAGGGGTAATGTGTGGGAAATCAGCTAAATTGAATGAATTGAGGGTCTCTGGAAATGGAGAAGGTGGCTTACTCAAGTTATTCTTGTCCTTTGCGGCCACGCCATTCAGAGGACTTTTGCCGaaggcattgggacctgtgtgCTGGCTACTGACAGACTCCGAAAACGACAGGATCTCGTCATCGTCACTATCCACAAGGTTCCCCGAGGCAGGGATGTCAAAGTTGACAAAATTGGGGCGTTTCAGGTTGCCAGGGGGAGCCGTGAGATGGTTAGGAGGGGGTTTGACGTAAACAGCGTGTAACGGAAGCGGACGATGCTGGGGAATCTGCCGAAGGTTGTGCTGACCCTGCGGGAAAAAGTTCCCCGGCGGTTGACGTAAAGGCTGCTTCTCCTGCCTGTTGAAGTGTGATCCTCTGTTCCCCTGGTTGAACTGAGGCCTTCTGTTCCCAGGAGGGAAATGTGGGATGCTTTGTGGGGTAAACTGGGGTTTGTGGTGTTGTGGGACTGGAGGCTTCCTGGCAATTTCGTTAGCGTTATGGCTCCGAGTTCTGGGTTCGTGTGACCTAAAGTTCTCTTCAGGAATATCTGGGTATCCCACCTCGTTAAATCTGTCATCTACCTCTTCAGAATTTTCCTCAGTATGTTCTTCGTTGCCAGTTGCATGCAATTGGTCAGGTGAGACAGAAGTTGGCAAAATAGAGAATGAATTTCCACTTTCAGGGAACCTGTTTGAAGGCTGGGGCGCCAAATTTGTTGGGGGAGAATTTTGGTTATGTAAAGCGTAAGGAAGTGCAGCTATTTCCTTCTGAAAAGCTGTGAAATCATGGTCAGGTGGGTGGATATTTGCTGGGAGCACTATAGCCACTGCTGATGGTTCCTTCTGATGCAGATTTGGGAAAGGTCTGTTCTCTACACCAGGTTTATTTAAATTCAGATTTTGCCCCTGGAAATGCAGAGGAATGTTTGGGTCACCAGGTGATGCATTAATGCCTAAGTTGTCTGGCTGGAAAGCCTTGTTGTCTTTTCGCAACTCAAAATTGATGAGCCCGTGGAAGTTATTGCTGTCGATGAAGCTGTCATCTTTCCGTGAATCTTCTTGGGCGTAAGATTCCTTCCCTGTATCTTTGGCGCCAGATGCTCCACCCTCAAACAATTCCGGCAGTCTCTCGTTAAACGGCAGGTCTAAAGGCCGCATAGGTGGAAGCCTGTCGGGAGGGGGAGTTGCAGGCGCAATGTGGGGTGGGGGAGCCATCTCGGAAGGAGGTTTGGTTGGAGGGTAATAAGGCGGAGGAACAGGAACAATGGAAGCAGGTAAGTTTAATGTTCCCTGGTGCCCCTTGAATTCCTGATTCTGATTCAACTTCGGCTCTTTTCTCTCAAGGTCGCGAAGCGAATCGGGGAAGCCGGGAAATGAGGATTTCAGAACGTCTTTCCTGCTATGGGAATCGTCTGGTCTCACTTGCCTTTCAAAGCTGTTGAGTGGCAGGGAATGTGTTTCCACAGGGTGCTGGAGGGATGCAGACTCTTGTTCTCTCCTGTCAATGAGAGGCAGCTCTGTAGTTGTGGTCTTAGGTCTCTGGTTAGCAAGGCTGACTGGTTCTCCAGATGTACTGGAATCTGGGGAGGACTGAGAAGTACCCCCATCGTGGGCTTTTTTGTATGATGCACGAAATCTCCTAGACTGATCAGTATTGACAGTGACAATTGGTTGCTCATTGTCAGATGACCAATTGGAATGGTTTACCAAATCAACAAATTCTTTCTGATCCAAGCTGGGTGTGTTATGTTGTGAGTTATGTTGTGGGTTGTGCTGTGGATGGTGAACAGCCAGGTTTCCTGCGTGAACCATTTGATGTTGACCTTTGCTTTCCTTCTCCCCAAATGAGAAGTCTTGGGTATTTCCCTGTGGTTCTTGAAACCCTTGATACCTGGAGACGTTGAATCGCAAGGTCCGTTCGTTAGAAGCTGGAAGGCTGTCAGGTTCGATGATGAAAAAGTCAGAAGCACTCTCTGGCCCCTTCTGCAATGCATCAGAATGTGTCAGTGCCTCAAATCCTGCATGGGTATTGAGAATATGTGTGTTGTTGTGATTTTCCACCAGCATTTCGTCGCTAATCCCGTGACCCCTCAAGAAATTGTGGAAGGGATTGAAGAAGTATGGCTGAAGAGTGGCTCTCACAGGGGGAAACCTATCCCTGATATTTCCAGCTAGACTTGGCCTCTGATCTGACGCAGGCGAGAGTCTGGGCGGAGTCAGGACCCGCGGGAATGGAGCGTGCTCTGACGGTGAGCGGAACGCGTCTCGGAACCCTGACGTCTGGTGCGTTTTCGCTCGGTCCATCATGTACTCTCTCGTGAAGCCGTTTCCAGATGCTTGCACCGCCTGAGTGGTGTTGGGGGCTAGGCCGATCTCGTGATCTTTCCTGACGGCGTGCTCTTGCGACAAGAATTCATCCTGACCAGTTGATATGGAGTGCGGATGAAAGTGCGTGGCGTTGGGGGCTAGACCGATCTCGTGATCTTTCTTGACGGCGTGCTCTTGCGACAAGAACTCGTCCTGACCAGTTGATACGGAGTGCGGATGAGGTGACGGGTCAGCACTGCCATTGTCTGTAAGTAAAAGTGTAGGGATTATTATCAAACAGTTTTTCAGtctaaaaatatgataaaataacacTATGAATACTGAGTCATGGATGAATCTGCTGTAAAGAAAGCTTCTTTCACAGCTTCACCAGGATGTATAGGCCTACATGCAAAGAAGGCTCAAATATAACCTAACAGAGGAACTAACACAGCCTAACAAAGCCTTTTTCTCCCTGTATACCCTTTCCCAAGCACAGTTGTAAACATTCCTTTAGAGAAACAATGTATTCTTAACATCAGGACCATCTCAGAACACACCATACTCACTTAAACAccacctctctctttttccctcaaCTTTTGCATTCAGATTACACTGAACGACCACCCTCTCTTGTTCTCCAACCACCAACTGTGATATAACATAAGTTGAAGGGATTTGTTTGATGAATTAGACCTGTAGGTTTAtgcaatttatgtaaatttatagaGACAATGCTCTTTTTTCTTGCAAGGTTTTAAACTTTAGTAAACagactacacatacacacacacattcaacactatatactatatatataatttctgttaatctcgtaaagaaaatattaaaagaaacatgcttatttttgttttcaaaattaaataaaaaaacatggagACTATACTAATAAAGGCATTTCTGAATTACTCTACACTATCTCTAAGTCatgtaattatgtacattattttgtatataataatttttgcgCACCTGAATTAAGCCAAAATAAGTTTAAACTTAAATCTGATCCATATACTTAATTTTCTATTGATGGTTACctcaaagaaaactgtttattcAATGGTTAACTAATCTTTTGGTTAATATTCTGTAACTTTCACGTATTTTAAGGATAATTATCAACCATTTGGCCGACCAGACAATGAAATAAGGTcaaataattattcataggcCTACGGAAAATGTTTATGAGCTATAATATCCTATATTATATTCGTTTCGACCCTGAAATGTCCAAAATTGGCGATTGCTAAAGATCGATTGGGACACTCAATATATAAGCATCGTTAATTTAGCTTTTTGGGGAAAtaactgcaaaaaatacaaaggaaatatatGATAAACTTATAAACCAATTCGCAAGGGTCATATACACCCACATGGTGCTTTAAATGGGACCAATTAGGCCTAAATTTTGGGGTGATCACTGCACATAGACCTACACGCTTCCAAACATACACAATACCTTACCTTCCAAACTCCTTGTTATTCCTGGGTCATTGGCACTGGTTATAACCTCCTGGGCACTGGACACGTGCCCCTGGTCCTCCCTGGCACTGAGGGTATCATTGGTGTCCCAAATATTCTGATGGACGATGGGTGTTGACCTCACGGTTGAAAAGAGCTCTGGAAACAGGTATGCAAATGAGATGTTTTCATCAAGGCAACTGTTTGTGATAGGCCTACGCCGTGCCATGGGTACATATAGGTACTTATAGATACAGGTGGTCACTTAAAATATCTATGAAGTCATTTGGAAGGGTCACTTTGGCCCTGTGCCGGAAATGAACAGGTCAAAGGTCATTTTTGTTAGGCCTATACTCTAATACGTATGTTGatacagagaaataattatatatatatatatatatatatatatatatatatatatatatatatatatatatatagagagagagagagagagagagagagagagagagagagagagagagagagagagagagagagagagagagagactctgcagGTAAGGTTCTTGTGAAGAATGAGATTAGAAGAATTAGATCATTCGGTCTGGTAAACAGCCGTTTCTTTTCAATTAGAGTTTCGTGAGAGACAGAAAGCTGTTGTTTAATTCAGCTTTGGGGAAAAGGCTGGCCTGTTTTGGAACACAATAGggcagggcagagagagagagagagagagagagagagagagggagagataaaattaaaagaatatcttaatttatttaccactgaagagagagagagagagagagagagagagagagaattaaaagaataatgtatttaacactggagagagagagagagagagataaaattaaaaggataccttaatttacttacatctgaagagagagagagagaattaaaagaataccttcatttatttatcactgaagagagagagagagtatttaccattagagagagagagagagagagagagagagagagagagattaaaatatctttatttaccactgaggagagagagagagagagagagtatttaccatcggagagagagagagagagagagagagagtatttaccattggagagagagagagaaaattaaaagaatatcttgatttatttaccactgaaaagagagagagagagagagagagagagagagtatttaccattggagagagagagagaaaattaaaagaatatcttgatttatttaccactgaagagagagagagagagagagagggagaattttaaatatttatataaaaacttgttctaaagaatttgatatataaaagATCCTACGAAATCCTATAAAATCCTACGAAATACTACGAAATCCTATAAAATCCTACAAAATCCTACAAAATCctataaaatcatacaaaatccTACGAAATCCTACTCacctttcctcctctcctccaactgagccttctcgataatgtccTGCGTCGCCTCGAACAAGTGTTTGTGGAGCCCCTCGTCCTGCGTTGGCGTCAACGAGTGCCCCCCCTTCAGGTTGGTCTTCCTCTGACGAAGGAGAAACTCCCTCACGCCCTGTTGCAGGGACTCGAAGGGACCCTTGGAGTCCTTAGGAGGGGACTCAGAGGTCGAGGATATTGGAGCTGGGTTGTTTTGAGAAGACGTTTCCTTCGTCAGGATTTCACGGCGCCCTTGGGATCCCTCCTGGGTTCTCGTCTCCTTGGGAGGGCCTTGGACGATAGAATTAGCTTCCGTGATGGTTTGGGCGGCTATCGCCGCCGCCGGGAGGGTGAACGAACCGTAGACGACTCGGCTATCGCCTCCTGCTGCCAAGCCTTCGTCAGCAGGGAATCGTTGCTTGACGTCAGTCGTTTCCTGAAGCCATTCCTCCAGCCTGTGCGACGACAGGGGCCCCGCTGTCGTCAGGAAGTTCCTCGTGTCTAACTGCACGGGCTCAATGACTGGCGCCTTTGGGACGCCGCCGGAAATGAGGTCAGGAGGTAATTGTATGGGGTCATGGAAGACTGACCATGGAGTCACGCTTACAATCTGCACGCCTGACCCTGTTCCTCCGTGGGCGTGTCGGATGAATCTCTCGCCCGTGGGTGACTCGCGTGACTGGTCACGCCCTTTGGGTGCTccgggaaggaggaagggaggaggatttCCACTTCCCGTAGGAGGAAGAGGTCTCAGTTCAACGGGTTCCAATTTGATGATCTTGATGCTCGAGGCGTGACTGGGCGCGACAGTTTTCTCCTGCTGGTGGTGGTTTCTACCGGGTTCTGGAGGCTTGGAGGTACTGGTGGCATTTGGCGCCTCTTCTTTATCGTTATTATCACCACAGGCGCCTCCTACGGGATTGGTACAGGGCCTGAGAGGGCCAATTTTCTTCTTAGAATCGAAATTTTCCTCGTCAACGGCGCCATCTTTCCCTCCCGTTCCACCTCCGTTATTTTGGCTCTTTCCTTCCTCAGGAGCGCCCCTGTACCGGAACCGCTGCTTCTGACGGTGAACCTGACGTTGCAGCTGATGCCTCTCGCGGTGACCCGCCCCTGGGACGCCCGTTTCACCCccaatcttctctttcttcttcttcctgttcgtCCGCGGGACGTTCGGTCTGGTGGAGTGTTGGGAAAGCGTGACGACTCTCTGACGAGTTTTCCCGGCGTCGTCGGGAAATAGGACCCTCTGGGTCCTATTTCCGGGTGCCTGAGGGATCCTCGTCGTCGCGTTCCCTTCGTTAGATCCTGCGCGGGTGGACTGACGGGGGATTTTGGGCGGAAAAGTGGCGTTTCTTTCGAGAATTCTCGAATCCTCGAACTTATCCACCGTCGCTTGGCGACTTTCCCTTAGAAAATGCGGCGTTTGGTGATCTATCTCGCCTAAAACCGGACTGTAACCTTGTTTCTCAGCATTTAGCGTCTCCGGCAACGACGAGGACTTTCGTTCTACAGGTTTCTGTCCTTCTGCCGTCTTTCCGTCATCCGTAGCTACGATTCTGTCGCCGAAGTTCCCGTGGAAGGCCAGGGCGTCGTAGGCGTGAGCCAGGCATAACGCCCTCAGGAGAAGAAGCAGTACTGTAGCCTGTGGAGAGACAAGTTTGCAGATAAGATAATATTTAGAAGGTTGTCTTTaatattattcttgtttatttatgtgcAAATCTATTCATCACagacatagatagatagtagatagatagatagatagatagagagagagagagagagagagagagagagagagagagagagagagagagagagagagagagagacagtttccCAAACTTACAATGTCAAAGTAAGTATAACTTTGCATTTGTTCCTGCGATGATTTTACTCAAATTATTGATAACAATGGTCAAATAATATTATTCCCACAATTATCTATTCTCATTCAGCCTCCTGGAAGATGCTACCGCCATCTACCGGCCGCTGGAAGCATCATAGCCTCACGATTCCTTGCTGGAACAGTTAAACCTCCTGTTTCCAGACTCCATGGCTCCTAGAAACACCTTTCCCCTTTGGAATAGAACATTTTGAAGAACTGTTTTCTCACTGAGCGCGTTTAAGGACTAGTAATAACTGTTGGATTCGAGGTGCAGTTAGACTGTCGACAGTTCTGGCATATTGTAAGATttgtggcaattttttttttttttttgttatattcaaaGACAGTTCCACTTGGTTGCCTGAatgattttgaatattaattattttgaggTCTAAATTATCGTATTTTTAAACTATTGTATTTCCATGACATATAACTAATTCCCGGCATTTTAAATGATAGAATTTGTCGAAGACTTAACTTATTCCATCACTTTTCAGGTTCCTAAACTCCAGTGGCTCCAAGATACGCCTATTGTCACCCACAGCTAAACAGGATCGA
The DNA window shown above is from Macrobrachium rosenbergii isolate ZJJX-2024 chromosome 35, ASM4041242v1, whole genome shotgun sequence and carries:
- the LOC136856250 gene encoding uncharacterized protein, which encodes MSATVLLLLLRALCLAHAYDALAFHGNFGDRIVATDDGKTAEGQKPVERKSSSLPETLNAEKQGYSPVLGEIDHQTPHFLRESRQATVDKFEDSRILERNATFPPKIPRQSTRAGSNEGNATTRIPQAPGNRTQRVLFPDDAGKTRQRVVTLSQHSTRPNVPRTNRKKKKEKIGGETGVPGAGHRERHQLQRQVHRQKQRFRYRGAPEEGKSQNNGGGTGGKDGAVDEENFDSKKKIGPLRPCTNPVGGACGDNNDKEEAPNATSTSKPPEPGRNHHQQEKTVAPSHASSIKIIKLEPVELRPLPPTGSGNPPPFLLPGAPKGRDQSRESPTGERFIRHAHGGTGSGVQIVSVTPWSVFHDPIQLPPDLISGGVPKAPVIEPVQLDTRNFLTTAGPLSSHRLEEWLQETTDVKQRFPADEGLAAGGDSRVVYGSFTLPAAAIAAQTITEANSIVQGPPKETRTQEGSQGRREILTKETSSQNNPAPISSTSESPPKDSKGPFESLQQGVREFLLRQRKTNLKGGHSLTPTQDEGLHKHLFEATQDIIEKAQLEERRKELFSTVRSTPIVHQNIWDTNDTLSAREDQGHVSSAQEVITSANDPGITRSLEDNGSADPSPHPHSVSTGQDEFLSQEHAVKKDHEIGLAPNATHFHPHSISTGQDEFLSQEHAVRKDHEIGLAPNTTQAVQASGNGFTREYMMDRAKTHQTSGFRDAFRSPSEHAPFPRVLTPPRLSPASDQRPSLAGNIRDRFPPVRATLQPYFFNPFHNFLRGHGISDEMLVENHNNTHILNTHAGFEALTHSDALQKGPESASDFFIIEPDSLPASNERTLRFNVSRYQGFQEPQGNTQDFSFGEKESKGQHQMVHAGNLAVHHPQHNPQHNSQHNTPSLDQKEFVDLVNHSNWSSDNEQPIVTVNTDQSRRFRASYKKAHDGGTSQSSPDSSTSGEPVSLANQRPKTTTTELPLIDRREQESASLQHPVETHSLPLNSFERQVRPDDSHSRKDVLKSSFPGFPDSLRDLERKEPKLNQNQEFKGHQGTLNLPASIVPVPPPYYPPTKPPSEMAPPPHIAPATPPPDRLPPMRPLDLPFNERLPELFEGGASGAKDTGKESYAQEDSRKDDSFIDSNNFHGLINFELRKDNKAFQPDNLGINASPGDPNIPLHFQGQNLNLNKPGVENRPFPNLHQKEPSAVAIVLPANIHPPDHDFTAFQKEIAALPYALHNQNSPPTNLAPQPSNRFPESGNSFSILPTSVSPDQLHATGNEEHTEENSEEVDDRFNEVGYPDIPEENFRSHEPRTRSHNANEIARKPPVPQHHKPQFTPQSIPHFPPGNRRPQFNQGNRGSHFNRQEKQPLRQPPGNFFPQGQHNLRQIPQHRPLPLHAVYVKPPPNHLTAPPGNLKRPNFVNFDIPASGNLVDSDDDEILSFSESVSSQHTGPNAFGKSPLNGVAAKDKNNLSKPPSPFPETLNSFNLADFPHITPAVLHVGGPPIYYPATSSVSSFSHPPGVSFPSSQSPHVRNPPVFQETRRPLLPPSPPPLPPPPPPPPLPPPPPSLHPRRPLPSRLPPAPTFNRIRTTLHPPSGPLPRFPSSHEMESDFRPLGGVSQPLPDDPRSRDIRLSESHARLIQNMQYGIDGRPLDVWIPIVDEDDDDGGYDTKRSIQVSRKTADERSNTSLLGTSVTEGGSYNSPNEASSKSDGGPDPHLLEADLSHDHQQQEDGFGNEEPVSEVVFGAKTRLDGGSRDNKEVKTSGLVPPILIPREAPFAWG